The region CCCCAGTCGAGACCTCCAGACTCAAGAAACCGGGCTGAAGAGATGAATCCGGCGTGAACTCGACTCGCGTCAGACTGTCATCATACTCGTAAGTACCCAGAATCCTCCCGGAGGGCTCGGCGTCGAGTGTTATGGTTTCCGCGTTGAGGGTGGACGCGTCCATGGGCGAATCGAATGTTACGAAGAGGTGGTCATTCCCGGCCTTAAGGTTTGATATGGACTCGACCTGCACCGGCACGTCAACCACCGTGCGGATCATCGCGTTACCGCCGTTACCACCCCATCCCGTATAATGGATCCCGTTCTCTGAATCCCAGTTCTTAGTGTAAACGGTAGTCCCCCCATTTGGCTCATAAGTCGTTCCAATGCCCGGTTCCGGTGGCTTCGTGATCTCCGCGATGACCCAGAAGCCATCGCAGTCAACTTCTACCTGATATGGCAGAACGTAAGTGGCCCAGGAACGCGGCTTCACAGCCCCGATCGTAGCAACCTCGCAGAGCTCGACCTGGTCGAAGTCCACGATGTGAATCCGGAACTCAGCCGTGGAGTTGACGAACACGGATACCTCACGAACGAAACACGGGAAACCGGACGGCTCGAACTGCACGGCGAGACCTTGTGTCTGGAATGGATTCGCATAGGCCTCCCAGTAGGCCATGACCTGCCGCGGCCCGGCATCGTGAAGGAGCTCAACCCTCCCCGCGAGGCACACATCAGGTCCAAAGAAAAAGGCCGAAACCAAGAGCACCAGCCACAGTATAGTGTCAATGTCCCTATTGACCATTGAATCAGACCTCCTTATTCTCTCTTACAGCTGAATGTGTCGTTTGTTGCGGGGAGCCCGAAGACTCCCCGCAAATGTCTAGAGGGGGGCCCGGGCGGCGGCAACCGCCGCCGCCCGCCTACAGCGCCCCCTTATGGGCACTCATACACATAAGGCCCGCTCCCCTCCGTTTCGTCGTCATCGGTCCACATCTCAAATGTGTAGGATCCCGCCGGCAGAGTCGCGTCATACTTGTAGTCGACGAGGATGCTCTGTTGTTGATCGATGTACATCATCCGATCCCCACCATACAAGTCACCGTCTTTGTATACGTGCAGGTAGACCTCCGGAGCGCTCTCACCTGGCCCCTTAGCATACGTAACGTACCAATGGAACGGCGTGTCGTCTGCACAGCCCGAGGTGGGCAATACCATGCCATTGCCGTAAAACTCACCGGCAAAGACCAGGACGGCAAGGGCTACGATCAAGACAGACAGCCCGATAATCACATTTCGTCGCTTCATTCGTGTATCTCCTTTTCTTGCGTTTCAGAAGCTCATTCGTGAACTCGCTGAATCATCTAGAATTGATTTCGATTTGCTTGCGAAAAAGTGAACGATGCGCGCTAGGAATACGGGTGGGTCTCGTGCGCGGTGGTATGCTGCCCCCCCCCAATAGAGAGGCCGGAGGGGCCCGGGTATGTCAGTAGTCAGGATTACGCGGCTGTTATCCTGCGATGGCAGTCGTCTGCTGCGAAACTCGCCTTCGTCCCCCATCTTCTCATCCTTCGGCGCTCCGAGACAGCGCCAATTAACTTCGCGAGATTATTCGATAACGCTCACGAATAATCCCCAAGGCTCATATTTTAAGCCACGTTCAACCTCACAAAAAGCAATTTACTGATCTTATTCTGCACAATTCAACACGTCTGTCAAGCTGTTTCCGCAAGGAGTTTTCGTAATCGGTCGATGTTGTCGCTTTGATGCTCGCAGTCTGGGCTTGAATTAGGGGTCATGGGCTACAAAGCCTCAACAATCTGAGAATCGGCCTCGATGAAATTCGACGGCATTGCCTGAATGCCCTGAAAGGGCAGAACGTGACATCGCACATCGTAATGCCACCAAAACAGTCCTGAACGCCCTGAAGGGGCGGAACGTGAGTAGCCGCAGGTGCAACCTGCGGATCGAAATGCGCGACAACCAAGAAATCCCTTCGCCATCCGCCAATCGCAAAGCGATTGGCGGATGGCGAAGGTAGCTAGGAGCAGCGTCGTCGGCTAGATACCCCGCGTTTCACACGGGGCTACTCACGTGGCCCCCTTTCAGGGGACTCAAGCAATAGGCACCAGAACTCAATCCCACCTTTCCCATACCCTGAAGCCCTTCATATAGCCACATTACCGGTCAACCAGCACAGGGGAATACGAAAACTCCTGGTTTCCGCAAGGAGTTTTCGTAATCGTACCTGGACCTGCTGTGCTGAAGACGTTCTTCGTGCTTCCCTGAAAGTGCTGAACATAGCCCCGTGGATGGGCTGTTCGACCCCCTTTTAAGATCGCGAGGATACCGACGTGAACGGATTCCGCAGGTTGCACCTCGTCGTCGAGGTGCGGAAACTTCTGATGAATGTGCATGGTGAGTCTATTGATGCACGCCGCCCTGGGCTGATATGCTCCCTGACGTCATGCACAGTCAATTGCGCAAGGAGAACATCCGAAACGCGCCGC is a window of bacterium DNA encoding:
- a CDS encoding Ig-like domain-containing protein; the protein is MVNRDIDTILWLVLLVSAFFFGPDVCLAGRVELLHDAGPRQVMAYWEAYANPFQTQGLAVQFEPSGFPCFVREVSVFVNSTAEFRIHIVDFDQVELCEVATIGAVKPRSWATYVLPYQVEVDCDGFWVIAEITKPPEPGIGTTYEPNGGTTVYTKNWDSENGIHYTGWGGNGGNAMIRTVVDVPVQVESISNLKAGNDHLFVTFDSPMDASTLNAETITLDAEPSGRILGTYEYDDSLTRVEFTPDSSLQPGFLSLEVSTGVVDIYGNRPSSPTHRLFVVGNETDQTPPARPGDVSVQTEDAIVVRWNAVPLADAAGYYLYSGPWQPGTTEEQWLANASKTDVGDVTETPVLVAQMESHYRVGVAAYDTPR